A single window of Cottoperca gobio chromosome 9, fCotGob3.1, whole genome shotgun sequence DNA harbors:
- the ift81 gene encoding intraflagellar transport protein 81 homolog isoform X2, with translation MCALLGMLKYKPPGNLSDVSSFRQGLVSGSKPVVHPILHWLLQRLPELRKRAYLARFLVKLEVPAEFLQDDVINDTSHQYEELVEGFKTYHKECELLRTSGFSTAEIRRDISAMEEEKDQLIKRVDRLKKRVESVSNHQRMLEQARQLRVEKEREQSLTHQKQEQKNQLFQAEQRLQRSQQQLKDLRQAAADANPESLMKRLEEEIKINSYMVSEKLPKELEGMRRTVQYLQKIGSEPAMGQADLQELEDKIKEADSQINQLIEKRMMRNDPMDDKLTLYRQQASIIIRRKESKAEELQEAREELATAERELRQRSSQAQASDGGEVVRGDELKRLVGKLRSKGTMYKKKRQDISELKAEYGVLQRTEEVLKQRHEGVQHKLQTMEAEKGISGYSDTQEELERVSAIKSELDEKKGRTLDDMSDMVKRLNSMIVEKKSALAPIIKELRSLRQRCQELNQEYEEKKAQYESCTAGLESNRSKLEQEVKALREETSQEENRYHYINSMSEIIEMQIRRAAEEMKAYVSSDPQEKKKAIREVYMKNISEQELLGKKLREKQKMVRESHGANMEQMKMWRDLETLMECKRQCFIRAQSQASIGQVIQEGGEDRLVL, from the exons ATGTGTGCTCTGCTGGGGATGCTGAAGTACAAACCGCCTGGCAACCTCTCTGATGT GAGCAGCTTCCGACAGGGCCTGGTGAGCGGCAGTAAGCCCGTGGTGCACCCGATCCTCCACTGGCTGCTGCAGAGGCTCCCCGAGCTCAGGAAAAGGGCTTATTTGGCTCGCTTTCTAGTCAAGCTGGAGGTGCCTGCGGAGTTTCTGCAGGATGATGTTATCAACGACACCTCTCATCAG TATGAAGAGCTGGTGGAAGGTTTTAAGACGTATCACAAGGAGTGTGAGCTGCTGAGGACTTCAGGCTTCTCCACGGCAGAAATCAGAAGG GACATCAGTGcgatggaggaagagaaagaccaACTCATCAAACGTGTGGACAGGCTGAAGAAGAGG GTGGAGTCAGTGTCCAACCATCAGCGGATGCTGGAGCAGGCCAGACAGCTGCGGGTGGAGAAGGAGCGAGAGCAGTCACTGACGCACCAGAAGCAAGAACAGAAGAATCAA CTGTTCCAGGCGGAGCAGAGGCTGCAGAGATCGCAGCAGCAGTTGAAGGATTTGCGACAGGCTGCAGCCGATGCCAATCCAGAAA GCTTAatgaagaggcttgaagaggagATTAAGATCAACTCCTACATGGTCTCCGAGAAACTCCCCAAAGAGCTGGAGGGTATGAGGCGCACAGTGCAGTACCTGCAGAAGATAGGGTCAGAGCCTGCCATGGGCCAGGCCGACCTCCAGGAGCTGGAGGACAAG ATTAAAGAAGCTGATTCTCAGATTAACCAGCTGATTgagaagaggatgatgaggaaCGACCCCATGGATGACAAACTGACCCTTTACAGACAGCAG GCCTCCATCATCATTCGAAGGAAGGAGTCAAAGGCGGAGGAGCTGCAGGAAGCGAGGGAGGAGTTGGCCACTGCAGAGAGGGAGCTGAGGCAGAGGAGCAGCCAGGCACAAGCCTCCGATGGGGGAGAGGTCGTCCGGGGGGATGAG CTGAAACGTTTGGTGGGGAAACTTCGCAGCAAGGGAACCATGTACAAGAAGAAACGTCAGGACATCTCTGAGCTGAAGGCAGAATACGGAGTCCTGCAGCGCACGGAGGAGGTTCTCAAGCAGAGACATGAAGGCGTGCAACACAAACTG CAAACTATGGAAGCTGAGAAGGGCATCTCCGGCTACAGCGACActcaggaggagctggagagggtGTCGGCCATCAAGAGCGAGCTGGACGAGAAGAAGGGCCGCACGCTGGACGACATGTCTGACATG GTGAAGAGATTAAACTCTATGATAGTGGAGAAGAAGTCGGCGCTCGCCCCCATTATAAAAGAGCTGCGGTCACTGAGGCAGCGGTGTCAG GAACTGAACCAGGAGTATGAGGAAAAGAAGGCGCAATATGAAAGTTGTACTGCTGGTTTGGAGAGCAACAGATCTAAATTGGAGCAG GAAGTGAAAGCTTTGAGAGAGGAGACATCGCAGGAGGAAAACCGATATCATTACATCAACTCCATGTCAGAG ATCATTGAGATGCAAATACGGCGTGCGGCTGAAGAGATGAAGGCCTATGTGTCCTCTGATccacaagagaagaagaaggccaTCAG GGAAGTGTACATGAAGAACATCTCAGAACAGGAGTTACTTGGCAAG AAGTTGCGTGAGAAGCAGAAGATGGTGAGGGAGAGCCACGGCGCCAACATGGAGCAGATGAAAATGTGGCGTGACCTGGAGACGCTGATGGAGTGCAAGAGGCAGTGCTTCATACGAGCCCAGAGCCAGGCGTCCATCGGTCAGGTCATCCAGGAGGGAGGCGAGGACCGGCTGGTGCTGTGA
- the ift81 gene encoding intraflagellar transport protein 81 homolog isoform X1 → MSEQLKFIVEQLNKDPFKKNFNLITFDSLEPMQLLQVLNDVLAEIDPKQAIDIREELPEQTIKRMCALLGMLKYKPPGNLSDVSSFRQGLVSGSKPVVHPILHWLLQRLPELRKRAYLARFLVKLEVPAEFLQDDVINDTSHQYEELVEGFKTYHKECELLRTSGFSTAEIRRDISAMEEEKDQLIKRVDRLKKRVESVSNHQRMLEQARQLRVEKEREQSLTHQKQEQKNQLFQAEQRLQRSQQQLKDLRQAAADANPESLMKRLEEEIKINSYMVSEKLPKELEGMRRTVQYLQKIGSEPAMGQADLQELEDKIKEADSQINQLIEKRMMRNDPMDDKLTLYRQQASIIIRRKESKAEELQEAREELATAERELRQRSSQAQASDGGEVVRGDELKRLVGKLRSKGTMYKKKRQDISELKAEYGVLQRTEEVLKQRHEGVQHKLQTMEAEKGISGYSDTQEELERVSAIKSELDEKKGRTLDDMSDMVKRLNSMIVEKKSALAPIIKELRSLRQRCQELNQEYEEKKAQYESCTAGLESNRSKLEQEVKALREETSQEENRYHYINSMSEIIEMQIRRAAEEMKAYVSSDPQEKKKAIREVYMKNISEQELLGKKLREKQKMVRESHGANMEQMKMWRDLETLMECKRQCFIRAQSQASIGQVIQEGGEDRLVL, encoded by the exons ATGAGTGAACAGCTGAAGTTCATCGTTGAACAGCTCAACAAGGACCCGTTCAAGAAAAACTTCAACCTCATCACGTTTGACTCCCTCGAACcgatgcagctgctgcaggttttAAACGATGTTCTGGCTGAAATAGACCCAAAG CAAGCTATAGATATCCGTGAAGAACTGCCTGAACAAACCATAAAGAGAATGTGTGCTCTGCTGGGGATGCTGAAGTACAAACCGCCTGGCAACCTCTCTGATGT GAGCAGCTTCCGACAGGGCCTGGTGAGCGGCAGTAAGCCCGTGGTGCACCCGATCCTCCACTGGCTGCTGCAGAGGCTCCCCGAGCTCAGGAAAAGGGCTTATTTGGCTCGCTTTCTAGTCAAGCTGGAGGTGCCTGCGGAGTTTCTGCAGGATGATGTTATCAACGACACCTCTCATCAG TATGAAGAGCTGGTGGAAGGTTTTAAGACGTATCACAAGGAGTGTGAGCTGCTGAGGACTTCAGGCTTCTCCACGGCAGAAATCAGAAGG GACATCAGTGcgatggaggaagagaaagaccaACTCATCAAACGTGTGGACAGGCTGAAGAAGAGG GTGGAGTCAGTGTCCAACCATCAGCGGATGCTGGAGCAGGCCAGACAGCTGCGGGTGGAGAAGGAGCGAGAGCAGTCACTGACGCACCAGAAGCAAGAACAGAAGAATCAA CTGTTCCAGGCGGAGCAGAGGCTGCAGAGATCGCAGCAGCAGTTGAAGGATTTGCGACAGGCTGCAGCCGATGCCAATCCAGAAA GCTTAatgaagaggcttgaagaggagATTAAGATCAACTCCTACATGGTCTCCGAGAAACTCCCCAAAGAGCTGGAGGGTATGAGGCGCACAGTGCAGTACCTGCAGAAGATAGGGTCAGAGCCTGCCATGGGCCAGGCCGACCTCCAGGAGCTGGAGGACAAG ATTAAAGAAGCTGATTCTCAGATTAACCAGCTGATTgagaagaggatgatgaggaaCGACCCCATGGATGACAAACTGACCCTTTACAGACAGCAG GCCTCCATCATCATTCGAAGGAAGGAGTCAAAGGCGGAGGAGCTGCAGGAAGCGAGGGAGGAGTTGGCCACTGCAGAGAGGGAGCTGAGGCAGAGGAGCAGCCAGGCACAAGCCTCCGATGGGGGAGAGGTCGTCCGGGGGGATGAG CTGAAACGTTTGGTGGGGAAACTTCGCAGCAAGGGAACCATGTACAAGAAGAAACGTCAGGACATCTCTGAGCTGAAGGCAGAATACGGAGTCCTGCAGCGCACGGAGGAGGTTCTCAAGCAGAGACATGAAGGCGTGCAACACAAACTG CAAACTATGGAAGCTGAGAAGGGCATCTCCGGCTACAGCGACActcaggaggagctggagagggtGTCGGCCATCAAGAGCGAGCTGGACGAGAAGAAGGGCCGCACGCTGGACGACATGTCTGACATG GTGAAGAGATTAAACTCTATGATAGTGGAGAAGAAGTCGGCGCTCGCCCCCATTATAAAAGAGCTGCGGTCACTGAGGCAGCGGTGTCAG GAACTGAACCAGGAGTATGAGGAAAAGAAGGCGCAATATGAAAGTTGTACTGCTGGTTTGGAGAGCAACAGATCTAAATTGGAGCAG GAAGTGAAAGCTTTGAGAGAGGAGACATCGCAGGAGGAAAACCGATATCATTACATCAACTCCATGTCAGAG ATCATTGAGATGCAAATACGGCGTGCGGCTGAAGAGATGAAGGCCTATGTGTCCTCTGATccacaagagaagaagaaggccaTCAG GGAAGTGTACATGAAGAACATCTCAGAACAGGAGTTACTTGGCAAG AAGTTGCGTGAGAAGCAGAAGATGGTGAGGGAGAGCCACGGCGCCAACATGGAGCAGATGAAAATGTGGCGTGACCTGGAGACGCTGATGGAGTGCAAGAGGCAGTGCTTCATACGAGCCCAGAGCCAGGCGTCCATCGGTCAGGTCATCCAGGAGGGAGGCGAGGACCGGCTGGTGCTGTGA